In Limibacter armeniacum, a single window of DNA contains:
- a CDS encoding SRPBCC domain-containing protein: MNSAILFNFLVDKENNTIKVERSFDAPIDLVWSAWTDPEILDLWWAPKPWKAETKTMDFREGGKWHYAMVSPEGEKHWCLFEYKEVVQPQRFSGLDAFCDENENIKDTKPRCFWTNNFTAEDDSTMVHIDIKFDKLEDLEQIIEMGFKEGFTAGLENLDQYISAQFYLRKQNKPEHKVRVATYVNFPGNTEEAFEFYRSVFKTDFINGIKRFEEVPPDPNQPPIADNIKKMVLHVELPLIGNHILMGTDAPKEMGFSVTLGNNMHINLEPESREEAKRIFDQLSVGGNITMPLQDMFWGAYFGSFTDKYGINWMVNYQNN, from the coding sequence ATGAACAGTGCAATCTTATTCAATTTTCTTGTAGACAAGGAAAACAACACCATCAAAGTGGAGCGCTCTTTTGACGCGCCGATTGATTTGGTATGGTCAGCTTGGACGGACCCTGAGATTCTTGACCTGTGGTGGGCACCTAAACCTTGGAAGGCTGAAACAAAAACAATGGACTTCCGAGAAGGTGGAAAATGGCACTATGCAATGGTAAGTCCTGAAGGTGAAAAGCATTGGTGTCTTTTTGAGTACAAAGAGGTCGTACAACCGCAAAGATTCTCAGGTTTGGACGCCTTCTGTGATGAAAATGAAAACATTAAAGACACCAAACCGAGATGCTTTTGGACCAATAACTTCACTGCTGAAGATGATAGCACGATGGTCCATATTGACATTAAATTTGACAAGCTGGAAGACTTGGAGCAGATCATCGAAATGGGCTTTAAAGAAGGATTCACTGCCGGATTGGAAAACCTCGATCAGTATATCAGTGCACAGTTTTACTTGAGAAAACAAAACAAGCCTGAACATAAGGTGAGAGTCGCTACATACGTAAATTTCCCTGGCAATACAGAAGAAGCTTTCGAGTTTTACAGATCTGTTTTCAAGACAGATTTCATCAATGGTATCAAACGCTTTGAAGAAGTTCCTCCCGATCCAAACCAGCCTCCAATCGCAGACAACATCAAAAAAATGGTCTTGCATGTTGAGTTACCGCTTATCGGTAATCATATACTGATGGGAACAGATGCTCCTAAAGAAATGGGCTTCAGCGTGACTTTAGGAAATAATATGCATATCAATCTTGAACCTGAATCAAGGGAAGAAGCAAAGCGCATATTTGATCAGCTTTCGGTTGGTGGCAATATCACCATGCCACTTCAAGATATGTTCTGGGGAGCCTATTTTGGAAGCTTTACAGATAAATACGGAATCAATTGGATGGTTAATTACCAAAACAATTAA
- a CDS encoding ArsR/SmtB family transcription factor encodes MKTRRDVFQAIADPTRRAIIMLLAVNTMTPNAIAEEFNSSRQAVSKHIQILTECEILTQKRQGREIYYHLNANKMEEVETWLAQFKKLLAQRFDQLDEVLSNLKTTKK; translated from the coding sequence ATGAAAACAAGAAGAGACGTATTTCAAGCAATAGCAGATCCTACCCGTAGAGCCATCATAATGTTGCTTGCTGTCAATACCATGACACCCAATGCTATCGCTGAGGAATTCAACAGTAGTAGACAGGCTGTCTCAAAACACATACAAATACTAACTGAATGTGAAATACTGACCCAAAAGCGTCAGGGAAGGGAAATATATTACCACCTGAATGCCAATAAAATGGAAGAGGTAGAAACTTGGTTAGCGCAATTCAAGAAGCTGCTGGCTCAACGATTTGACCAGCTAGATGAAGTATTAAGTAACCTGAAAACAACTAAAAAATGA
- the menD gene encoding 2-succinyl-5-enolpyruvyl-6-hydroxy-3-cyclohexene-1-carboxylic-acid synthase: protein MNEYKLQPLVNIASICAKKQVKHAVLSPGSRCAPLCMAMVRHPEIITKTISDERSAAFIAMGMAQQDKSPVVIVCTSGTAALNYGPAIAEAFYQNVPLIVLTADRPDEWVDQQDGQTIRQRNIFENHVKASYHLPASFEHPDAQWQYDRTISEAINTANAFPKGPVHINIPIREPFYPAVDETLNFDYPVKVIESFEATLDFTESQWNLLSDELVGYEKILIVAGQDSKNEELAASLAQLPFPVCADVISNYSFLPNAIRHQDVFLNKVDGELTPDLLITFGNSVISKNLKLYLRKHKPKAHWQIQPAGNAADTYQALSRIIRITPEVFFSKLAAMPSNDLRETSYLNKWKREDSNYDLGKAEFFTSQPFSELEAVSTLIDQLPESTNLHLANSMSVRYANFINIKDRPDVEVMANRGSSGIDGCTSSMIGHSLINDKPNILITGDLAFFYDRNAFWNNYVNKGNQKVLLLNNHGGVIFRMIDGPARQPELEEYFETFQHSNAEQLCKEFGIHYISAKTREEYEVAIKEFTSISDKPCILEVETEKQLNKEVFQAFKKI from the coding sequence ATGAATGAATATAAGCTTCAACCACTGGTCAATATTGCCAGTATATGTGCCAAGAAACAGGTAAAACATGCTGTTCTGTCACCAGGCTCAAGGTGTGCCCCACTCTGCATGGCAATGGTTCGTCATCCGGAAATCATCACAAAAACCATCAGTGATGAGCGTTCGGCAGCATTTATTGCTATGGGTATGGCACAGCAGGACAAATCACCTGTTGTGATTGTTTGTACCTCAGGTACAGCAGCACTTAATTATGGACCTGCCATTGCGGAAGCATTTTACCAGAATGTGCCTTTGATAGTATTAACTGCTGACCGACCGGATGAATGGGTAGACCAACAGGATGGGCAAACGATACGCCAACGCAATATTTTTGAGAATCACGTTAAAGCCAGTTACCATTTGCCAGCGAGCTTTGAGCATCCAGACGCCCAATGGCAATATGACCGCACAATATCAGAAGCCATCAATACAGCAAATGCCTTTCCTAAAGGTCCTGTACATATCAATATTCCCATTAGGGAGCCATTTTACCCTGCAGTCGATGAAACCCTTAATTTTGACTATCCTGTAAAAGTGATAGAATCATTTGAGGCTACACTCGATTTTACAGAATCGCAATGGAATCTCCTTTCGGACGAATTGGTTGGCTATGAAAAAATTCTGATCGTTGCAGGACAAGATTCAAAAAATGAAGAATTGGCTGCTTCATTGGCACAACTCCCCTTCCCTGTCTGTGCGGATGTGATCTCCAATTATTCCTTCTTACCTAATGCTATCCGACATCAGGATGTATTCCTCAACAAGGTTGATGGAGAACTTACACCTGACTTACTGATCACTTTTGGAAACTCTGTTATTTCCAAAAACCTTAAACTTTACCTTCGTAAGCATAAACCTAAAGCACATTGGCAAATACAACCTGCCGGCAATGCTGCTGATACTTATCAGGCACTTTCAAGGATTATAAGAATTACTCCTGAGGTGTTTTTCAGTAAGCTGGCAGCTATGCCTTCCAATGATTTGAGAGAAACTTCTTACTTGAACAAATGGAAAAGGGAAGACAGTAACTATGATTTGGGCAAAGCTGAATTCTTTACAAGTCAGCCATTCTCTGAATTGGAAGCCGTTTCAACCCTGATTGATCAGTTGCCAGAAAGTACCAATCTCCATCTAGCAAACAGCATGTCCGTACGATATGCCAACTTTATCAATATCAAAGACAGACCTGATGTAGAAGTAATGGCCAACAGGGGCAGCAGTGGCATAGATGGTTGTACCAGTTCCATGATTGGACACTCTTTAATCAATGATAAACCGAATATCTTGATTACAGGTGACCTTGCCTTCTTTTATGACCGAAATGCATTCTGGAACAACTATGTCAATAAAGGCAACCAAAAAGTCTTGTTGCTCAACAACCACGGAGGTGTCATTTTCCGCATGATTGATGGGCCTGCAAGGCAACCTGAATTGGAAGAATACTTTGAGACATTCCAGCATAGTAATGCAGAACAGCTTTGCAAGGAATTTGGTATCCACTACATCAGTGCCAAAACAAGAGAAGAATATGAGGTCGCAATTAAGGAATTCACCTCTATCTCTGATAAGCCTTGTATCTTGGAAGTTGAAACAGAGAAGCAATTAAATAAAGAAGTATTTCAAGCCTTCAAAAAAATCTGA
- a CDS encoding S-adenosylmethionine:tRNA ribosyltransferase-isomerase → MTNKLPEIRLEDYFFELPTERIAKFPKEKRDESKLLYYQNGNIEHRIFKEVTDILTPDHQLFFNNTKVLPARLFFKKETGALIEIFLFNPVLPSADITSAMVAESGAVWSCTIGNLKRWKDTPLVTELDVDGIPTIFTATLVDREKKLVKFEWNKPQFKFVDIVSAAGETPLPPYLKREATVEDRSTYQTVYSKKEGAVAAPTAGLHFTEEVIDTLKQKGVKTNELTLHVSAGTFKPISVDNVVEHDMHNEQVIVTKENLEALIESEKVAAVGTTSMRTLESLYWFGVRLMKDKDAKFDIQKLEPYQQEGVLPTRKESFTTILNIMNEKGLDELNGETSIFIMPGYQFKVVDTLITNFHLPSTTLVLLIAAFVGEDWRKIYNQALDNDYRFLSYGDSSILFRN, encoded by the coding sequence ATGACAAATAAGCTTCCTGAGATCAGACTGGAGGACTATTTTTTTGAACTTCCGACTGAACGAATTGCCAAGTTTCCAAAAGAGAAAAGGGATGAATCCAAACTGCTTTACTACCAGAATGGAAATATTGAGCACCGCATTTTCAAGGAAGTAACCGATATTCTGACACCTGACCACCAGTTATTTTTCAACAATACCAAGGTATTGCCTGCAAGGCTCTTCTTTAAAAAAGAAACAGGAGCACTGATTGAAATCTTCCTTTTCAATCCAGTATTACCTTCGGCTGATATTACCAGTGCGATGGTCGCTGAAAGTGGCGCTGTTTGGTCATGTACCATCGGAAACCTGAAAAGGTGGAAAGACACACCATTGGTTACAGAACTGGATGTGGATGGAATACCAACCATTTTTACGGCTACTTTGGTAGACAGGGAAAAGAAATTGGTCAAATTTGAGTGGAATAAGCCACAGTTCAAGTTTGTAGACATCGTAAGTGCTGCAGGTGAGACACCTCTTCCTCCTTATCTTAAAAGAGAAGCGACGGTAGAAGACAGAAGTACATACCAAACGGTTTACAGCAAAAAAGAGGGTGCTGTGGCAGCTCCAACAGCAGGTCTTCATTTTACTGAAGAGGTAATTGATACACTGAAGCAGAAAGGTGTAAAAACCAATGAACTGACGCTTCATGTAAGTGCTGGTACTTTCAAGCCAATCAGTGTAGACAATGTGGTCGAACATGACATGCACAACGAACAGGTAATTGTGACCAAAGAAAACCTGGAAGCACTGATTGAATCAGAAAAAGTAGCCGCTGTAGGTACAACTTCAATGAGGACATTGGAAAGCCTTTACTGGTTTGGAGTTAGGCTGATGAAAGACAAGGACGCTAAGTTTGATATCCAAAAACTTGAACCATACCAGCAGGAAGGTGTGTTGCCTACTCGTAAAGAAAGCTTTACGACAATTCTGAATATCATGAATGAAAAGGGTCTTGATGAGCTGAATGGAGAAACATCCATTTTCATTATGCCAGGATATCAGTTTAAGGTAGTGGATACATTGATTACCAACTTCCATTTGCCTTCCACAACGCTTGTACTGCTTATCGCAGCATTCGTTGGTGAAGACTGGCGCAAAATTTACAATCAGGCTTTGGATAATGATTACAGATTCCTGAGCTATGGAGATTCCTCCATCCTTTTCAGAAACTGA
- a CDS encoding quinone-dependent dihydroorotate dehydrogenase, translating into MYKSFIRPVLFNFDPEKVHHFTFNTLKFAMNLPGAGAIARGLYKVSDPVLEREEFGIKFPSPVGLAAGFDKEAKVVDEFSNFGFGFIEIGTLTPKGQPGNPKPRIFRLKADNGLINRMGFNNEGVKEAVERLKKRKSNVIVGGNIGKNKVTPNEDAVSDYEQCFEALFDHVDYFTVNVSSPNTPNLRALQDKEPLTKLLLALQALNNQKATPKPILLKIAPDLTDSQLDDIIEIAETTGIAGVIATNTTISRANLKSSENMVENIGAGGLSGKPLTKRSTEVIRYLYEKSGKKLKIIGVGGIHSAADAIEKLEAGACLVQVYTGFIYEGPNLVKEINKALIKYYKSKKN; encoded by the coding sequence ATGTACAAATCCTTCATTCGTCCCGTTCTTTTTAATTTTGATCCTGAAAAAGTTCACCATTTCACCTTCAATACACTCAAATTTGCGATGAATCTGCCAGGCGCAGGTGCCATTGCTCGAGGATTGTACAAAGTTTCAGACCCAGTGCTGGAAAGAGAAGAATTTGGTATCAAGTTTCCATCACCTGTAGGGCTTGCCGCTGGTTTCGATAAAGAAGCTAAGGTGGTTGATGAGTTCTCTAACTTTGGTTTTGGCTTTATTGAAATTGGTACACTTACACCAAAAGGACAGCCAGGTAATCCCAAGCCAAGAATTTTCCGCTTAAAAGCAGATAATGGGCTGATTAACCGAATGGGTTTCAATAATGAAGGTGTAAAGGAAGCGGTTGAGCGACTGAAGAAAAGAAAGAGTAACGTCATCGTTGGAGGAAACATCGGTAAAAACAAGGTGACACCTAATGAGGATGCTGTTTCGGATTATGAGCAGTGCTTTGAAGCGTTGTTTGATCACGTTGACTACTTTACAGTAAACGTAAGTTCTCCAAATACTCCTAACCTGCGTGCGCTTCAGGATAAAGAACCATTGACAAAGCTGTTACTTGCGCTTCAGGCGTTGAATAATCAAAAAGCTACGCCAAAACCGATTCTACTGAAGATCGCTCCAGACCTGACAGACTCTCAACTGGATGATATCATTGAGATTGCTGAGACGACTGGAATTGCTGGAGTAATTGCAACGAATACAACGATCTCTAGAGCTAACCTGAAATCTTCGGAGAACATGGTTGAGAATATTGGCGCTGGAGGTTTGAGTGGTAAGCCACTGACCAAAAGGTCAACTGAAGTGATTCGTTACTTGTATGAGAAATCAGGAAAGAAGCTGAAAATTATTGGAGTAGGAGGGATACATTCTGCTGCTGATGCAATTGAAAAATTGGAAGCAGGGGCTTGCTTGGTTCAGGTTTACACTGGTTTTATTTATGAAGGACCAAATCTGGTAAAGGAAATCAACAAGGCGCTGATCAAGTATTATAAATCAAAAAAGAACTAA
- a CDS encoding DUF4924 family protein gives MNIAAEKKKKNIAEYIVFMYQSEDLIRAFDCDMTQVDEYVIKHVPANDVEKVEIKAWYAQLKDQMEKDGVLEQGHTSTVQKEVQTLSDLHTQLLADDEDYQKIYEDAKSAIETNLKAANGLITDEIQICLNGIYGLLLLRMRGKTVNEEMQQQLEKFGDVLSYLSFRYKEIYS, from the coding sequence ATGAACATAGCAGCTGAGAAGAAAAAGAAGAATATAGCGGAATACATTGTTTTCATGTACCAGTCAGAAGACCTGATTAGGGCTTTTGATTGTGATATGACACAAGTTGATGAGTATGTCATCAAGCATGTACCTGCTAATGATGTAGAAAAAGTTGAGATCAAAGCTTGGTATGCACAGCTGAAAGATCAGATGGAAAAAGATGGTGTATTGGAACAAGGCCACACTTCTACAGTACAAAAAGAAGTTCAGACTCTCTCTGACTTGCACACGCAACTGCTTGCAGATGATGAGGATTATCAGAAGATCTATGAGGATGCAAAATCAGCTATTGAAACAAACCTTAAGGCTGCCAATGGCTTGATTACAGACGAAATTCAAATCTGCTTGAATGGTATCTATGGCTTGTTGCTTTTGAGAATGAGAGGAAAAACAGTTAACGAGGAAATGCAGCAACAACTCGAAAAATTTGGGGATGTGCTCTCCTACCTTTCATTCAGGTACAAAGAGATTTACAGCTAA
- a CDS encoding LexA family transcriptional regulator yields MAKNQSILLAKNIRYLRQQLEPKCSQEALGNMLDATRSAISSYEDGRAEPKLELLIEMAKLFKVNVDDLLKIDFEKMADKLLLEKENTENYISGSNLRVLAITTDADENESIALVPQKAAAGYTLGYKDTEYIKDLPKYNLPFLPKNKTYRAFEISGDSMLPITSGSIVIGEYLTDWSGVRDGDLCIVATQRDGVVFKKVYNKIKESNTLLLKSTNLAYAPFEVMAEEVYEIWKFAAYIGKSFPEDTSLNPMGDMKEAIWKLQDEIRELKRKQGEELD; encoded by the coding sequence ATGGCAAAAAATCAATCAATTCTACTAGCAAAGAACATCAGATACCTGCGTCAGCAATTAGAACCAAAATGCAGTCAGGAAGCTCTTGGCAACATGCTGGATGCTACCCGCAGTGCCATCAGTTCTTATGAAGACGGGCGTGCCGAACCTAAGCTAGAATTACTCATAGAAATGGCAAAACTCTTCAAAGTAAACGTTGATGACCTCCTCAAAATTGATTTTGAGAAGATGGCAGACAAACTTTTACTGGAGAAGGAAAATACGGAAAATTATATTAGTGGCAGTAACCTGCGGGTACTTGCAATCACTACAGACGCTGACGAAAATGAGTCTATTGCACTTGTTCCTCAGAAAGCAGCAGCCGGTTACACATTAGGCTATAAAGACACAGAGTATATTAAGGACCTTCCTAAATATAACCTGCCTTTCTTGCCTAAGAACAAGACTTACCGTGCATTCGAAATCTCAGGTGATTCAATGTTGCCTATCACTAGTGGCTCAATCGTCATTGGGGAATACCTCACTGATTGGAGCGGTGTTAGAGACGGTGACCTTTGTATCGTTGCAACCCAACGTGATGGTGTAGTCTTCAAGAAGGTCTACAACAAGATCAAGGAGTCTAACACCCTGCTGCTAAAATCTACAAACCTTGCCTACGCTCCGTTTGAAGTGATGGCTGAAGAGGTTTATGAAATTTGGAAATTCGCTGCATATATTGGCAAAAGTTTCCCTGAAGACACTTCACTAAACCCAATGGGTGATATGAAGGAAGCCATCTGGAAACTACAAGATGAAATCCGTGAGCTGAAACGCAAACAAGGCGAAGAGCTGGATTAA
- the sppA gene encoding signal peptide peptidase SppA, producing the protein MGSFLKTIFATIVGVFVAFALIVVVAIGMLVTTASKIGSAEEQVQLKDNTVLVLKFDKPVSEVANDLPWDDFPLPFTTSNGTLGLHKLRNAISQAKTDDKVAGILLEGGQFQGGFGIETEVREALEDFKKSGKFIYSYANNMSEGGYYLNSIADEIYLNPAGNIELNGLSVELQYFKDFFAKIGVEPEVFRVGKYKSAVEPFITDKMSDANREQISAYLNSMYDYYLDVVAASRNIDRAELKRVSDEMLVRNPDDALKSKLVTQVAYRNKMMEDLKVKLGQDAESKLNLLTVEKFMKSLKADKSHSSNKIAVLVCEGDIVDGKGQIGQIGGDDIADRLRKLREDDDVKAVVLRVNSPGGSALASDIMWHEVQLMKEKKPIIASMSSYAASGGYYMSMGCDKIVALPNTITGSIGIFGLALNPSNLFEDKMGINTYAVSTGKYSNFMSLLDDFTEEEKSIIQQNVNEGYERFTSKAAAGRNMSKDALLEIAQGRVWTGADAIRIGLVDKLGGIEQAIVLAAEQAEVGEDYEVEYIPKEKNLLESLFEDLADDYTEYSLKNKLGPMYEVYKQMELAFGLQGVNARLPYTLDIK; encoded by the coding sequence ATGGGGTCTTTTCTTAAGACGATTTTTGCAACAATTGTAGGGGTATTTGTAGCCTTTGCCCTAATCGTGGTTGTTGCAATAGGAATGTTGGTTACAACTGCTTCCAAGATTGGATCTGCTGAGGAGCAGGTTCAGCTAAAAGACAATACGGTTTTGGTACTCAAGTTTGATAAGCCTGTTTCTGAAGTGGCCAATGACCTTCCGTGGGATGATTTTCCATTGCCGTTTACTACTAGCAATGGTACACTTGGACTTCACAAGTTGAGAAATGCTATCAGTCAAGCCAAAACAGATGATAAGGTTGCTGGTATTCTTCTGGAAGGTGGACAGTTCCAAGGCGGTTTTGGTATTGAAACAGAGGTGAGGGAAGCTTTAGAGGATTTCAAGAAGTCCGGAAAGTTTATCTATAGCTATGCCAATAATATGTCAGAAGGCGGCTATTACCTAAACTCAATTGCAGATGAAATATATTTGAACCCTGCTGGAAATATAGAGCTGAATGGTCTTTCTGTTGAACTTCAGTATTTCAAGGATTTCTTTGCCAAGATTGGTGTAGAACCTGAAGTTTTCAGAGTTGGTAAATACAAAAGTGCTGTAGAGCCTTTTATAACTGACAAGATGAGTGATGCCAACCGCGAGCAAATCAGTGCTTACCTGAACTCGATGTATGATTATTATTTGGATGTGGTTGCTGCATCCAGAAATATAGATAGGGCTGAACTGAAAAGGGTTTCTGATGAAATGCTGGTAAGAAACCCAGATGATGCACTTAAGAGCAAGCTGGTTACACAAGTGGCTTACCGCAACAAGATGATGGAAGACTTAAAAGTCAAACTGGGTCAAGATGCAGAAAGTAAATTGAACTTGTTGACGGTAGAGAAATTCATGAAATCACTGAAGGCTGATAAGTCACACTCTTCAAACAAGATCGCCGTTTTGGTTTGTGAAGGTGACATTGTCGACGGTAAAGGTCAAATTGGTCAGATTGGTGGTGATGACATTGCTGATAGGCTAAGAAAGCTTCGTGAAGATGACGATGTAAAAGCGGTGGTATTGAGAGTGAATTCTCCAGGCGGAAGCGCTCTAGCTTCAGACATCATGTGGCATGAAGTACAATTGATGAAGGAGAAGAAACCTATTATAGCGTCAATGTCTTCATATGCAGCTTCAGGAGGATATTACATGTCAATGGGATGCGACAAGATTGTAGCCCTGCCAAATACCATTACAGGCTCAATTGGCATCTTTGGATTGGCGCTTAACCCTTCCAACCTGTTTGAGGATAAGATGGGCATTAACACTTATGCTGTTTCTACTGGTAAATACTCAAACTTTATGAGTTTGTTGGATGACTTCACTGAAGAGGAGAAAAGCATTATTCAGCAGAATGTCAATGAAGGCTACGAGCGTTTTACTTCCAAAGCAGCCGCAGGCAGAAATATGTCAAAAGATGCGCTGCTTGAAATTGCTCAGGGAAGAGTATGGACAGGAGCAGATGCCATACGTATCGGTTTGGTTGATAAACTGGGCGGCATTGAACAAGCAATTGTTTTGGCAGCTGAGCAAGCAGAAGTAGGAGAGGATTATGAAGTAGAGTACATCCCGAAAGAGAAAAACCTGCTTGAATCACTTTTTGAGGATTTAGCAGATGACTATACCGAATATAGTCTCAAAAATAAGTTGGGACCGATGTATGAGGTGTATAAACAAATGGAGTTGGCTTTTGGTCTTCAAGGTGTCAATGCAAGATTACCGTATACACTTGATATTAAATAA
- a CDS encoding bifunctional alpha/beta hydrolase/OsmC family protein → MNTKSISFPNFEGQQLSAKLDLPVDQHPKTFAIFSHCFTCNKNLSAVRNISQSLTQNGIGVLRFDFTGLGDSEGDFSDTNFSTSVDDLIAAAKFLENNYVAPSLMVGHSLGGAAVIFAGSRLDSIKAIATIGAPSDPEHVQHLLKEGMEEIQQLGEATVRIGGRPFKVKKQLIDDLNQQAMYPLLKHLRKGLLVMHSPQDKIVDISNAARIYETAYHPKSFVSLDGADHLMSNPEDSRYAGTVIAAWAKKYIKEESKAPDLKTDKDVVVSIGDKGYTTEMLVGKHYMVADEPEDVGGFDFGPSPYGYLTAALGACTAMTLRLYADHKQLEVEEINIHLSHSKSHMEDCENCEADNQSKIDHFDREIEIKGNLTEAQRNRMLEIADKCPVHRTLHEEVKVSTKLK, encoded by the coding sequence ATGAACACCAAAAGCATATCATTCCCAAACTTTGAAGGTCAGCAACTTTCAGCCAAACTGGATCTTCCAGTAGATCAACACCCAAAAACATTTGCCATCTTTTCTCATTGCTTTACCTGTAACAAGAACCTCTCTGCAGTAAGGAATATTAGTCAGTCGTTGACGCAAAATGGGATTGGGGTTCTTCGGTTTGATTTCACAGGGTTAGGAGACAGTGAAGGCGATTTTTCGGATACCAACTTTTCAACTAGTGTCGACGATCTAATTGCTGCCGCCAAATTTCTTGAAAACAATTATGTAGCGCCATCCCTGATGGTAGGACATTCATTAGGGGGAGCAGCTGTAATCTTTGCAGGTAGCAGGTTGGACTCCATTAAGGCAATTGCGACAATAGGTGCACCCTCAGATCCTGAACATGTTCAGCACCTGCTAAAAGAAGGGATGGAAGAGATTCAGCAATTAGGAGAAGCGACTGTCAGGATAGGAGGTAGGCCTTTCAAGGTTAAGAAGCAGTTGATAGATGATTTGAACCAGCAGGCCATGTATCCATTACTAAAGCATTTGCGAAAAGGACTACTGGTGATGCATTCCCCTCAAGATAAAATCGTTGATATCTCCAATGCAGCAAGAATCTATGAGACAGCATATCATCCGAAGAGCTTTGTCTCTCTGGATGGCGCAGATCACTTGATGAGTAATCCAGAAGACTCACGGTATGCAGGAACTGTAATTGCTGCTTGGGCTAAAAAGTATATCAAGGAAGAAAGTAAAGCTCCAGACCTGAAAACAGACAAGGATGTAGTCGTCAGTATTGGGGATAAAGGATATACTACAGAAATGTTGGTGGGAAAACATTATATGGTAGCCGATGAGCCCGAAGATGTAGGTGGCTTTGATTTTGGACCGAGCCCCTATGGTTATCTTACAGCAGCACTGGGAGCATGTACTGCTATGACCCTACGGCTTTATGCAGACCACAAGCAATTGGAAGTTGAAGAAATTAATATCCATTTGAGTCATTCAAAAAGCCATATGGAAGACTGCGAAAATTGTGAAGCTGATAACCAAAGTAAGATTGATCACTTTGATCGGGAAATTGAAATAAAGGGAAACCTTACTGAAGCCCAACGGAACCGAATGCTTGAGATCGCTGATAAGTGTCCTGTCCACCGGACATTACATGAAGAAGTCAAGGTTTCTACCAAGCTGAAATAG
- a CDS encoding M57 family metalloprotease, which yields MKKVITLLTILSLSFLFSCEKEESNVNPINEATPELIAKLNNLGFNTHDFQVVVYEGNIIVENDIVLTMDQLDKMSAVKAMPDQEHYATDYLVASLPRTINVYVSTSFSQNYFDATDAAISRYNAESLTLTFQRVTSSSSADISIVPSPWYYGFFGILGSAGFPTAAGDPHNEIMLTRSYYDGVTDLGALTTTIAHEMGHCIGFRHTDYMDRSFSCGGSTDDEGASDVGANHIAGTPTTPETGSWMLACSDGSDRPFTASDKTALDVLY from the coding sequence ATGAAAAAGGTAATAACCCTTTTAACTATCCTATCCTTATCATTCCTTTTTTCTTGTGAAAAGGAAGAATCAAATGTAAATCCTATAAATGAAGCTACTCCTGAATTAATTGCCAAGCTTAACAATCTTGGTTTTAATACGCATGATTTTCAAGTGGTCGTTTATGAGGGCAATATCATCGTTGAAAATGATATCGTTCTGACAATGGATCAGCTTGATAAAATGTCTGCCGTAAAGGCAATGCCAGATCAGGAGCATTATGCTACAGATTATTTAGTAGCAAGTTTGCCACGTACAATCAATGTGTATGTGAGCACCAGTTTTTCGCAAAACTATTTTGATGCTACCGACGCTGCCATTTCACGCTACAATGCGGAAAGTCTGACACTGACATTCCAGCGTGTTACCAGTTCAAGTAGTGCTGATATTTCCATTGTACCTTCACCTTGGTACTATGGCTTTTTCGGTATTTTGGGTTCTGCTGGTTTCCCTACAGCTGCTGGAGACCCACACAATGAAATTATGCTTACAAGATCTTACTATGACGGTGTAACAGATCTAGGAGCATTGACAACTACTATTGCGCATGAAATGGGGCACTGCATCGGGTTCAGACACACAGACTATATGGACAGAAGTTTTAGCTGTGGTGGCTCTACTGATGATGAAGGTGCCTCAGATGTAGGTGCCAACCATATTGCAGGAACACCTACAACTCCTGAAACTGGCTCTTGGATGCTTGCTTGTTCTGACGGTTCTGACCGTCCTTTCACTGCAAGTGATAAAACGGCTTTGGACGTACTTTATTAA